atatCTTTCAATTCCAAGAAGCCATACAAATCGAAATGTAGGGAGCATTAAAAATTGATACCTAGAGTGTCTATTGACACCTTTTCTGAATTGAAAACCTCTCCATAGTTACATTGTTCTGGATAGAGTTATGAAAGTTCTAGTTCCGAATTGACCGTGTTGATTATATGATGATTATACTAATTTACAAACTTCAACGAGTTTCTCATCCTGTTTGAAATGTGTGCTTGTCCTGGTTGTTGAATCTATTACAACGTCTTCTTCATCTGTTACTAGCTTGTACGTGCTTTTTCTAGAGTCACAATGAAAACCCACGGCTATGTACACCTAGCCTCCAATTCCTAAATTCGAAGGGCGGACAATTAATacaaatttatatgaaaaagagaaagaaaagctTAGTGATTTTTACTCTAATTAAGTAACTTTGTATTAAGtttgaaaaatatgaaaattATGCTTAAAATTTTCTTGTCTTCAAAGTTGTATGTTATAAATAAATTTGTAGTGCAAAGTAATAGTCAAAggtaattattttctgaccggCAGGAACTGGCGGCAATTCCAACTGCACCGGTCAATTTTGTTGCGTGAATTGTTTTTTTCACCCATTCGTGAACCAAATTATGGTAAGGATAGCGACAGGATATTCGGATGTTTAAAAGGAGGGCCAAAGTGCCAAACTGGAACCACCATCGGagaatatgcaaaaaaaaaaaaaacgaaacaTTTGCAGAAACCACCCCGCGGACGCTGACGTGGCCCGGCGAGCGCGCAACTACAAGCCGGGCGGTGTCACCCACCGCCAGGTGGGCTCCACCCCACTCTTCTTCTTagctgctccgcctccgccggtcGCAAGCCAGTGTCACAGTCCCAGTCCccggcgacctcctcctcctcctccccttcccctctcaGCTCTTCTAgcgcgccccgccgcctccatggGCCCCGTCCgactcgccctcctcctcgccgccgccgtcgcgctagCGGCCGTGGGCGAGGCGGTGTACATCCCCTACAACACGTCGGCGGGGGTGGTGGCCGGGAAGCTCAACGTGCACGTGGTGCCGCACACCCACGACGACGTCGGGTGGCTCAAGACCGTCGACCAGTACTACGTCGGATCCAACAACTCCATCCAGGTGATTGCGCCGGCTCCGCTGGGCTGACTTACTTCTGCGCCTCCCCGATTTTGCCGCTCGCGGGTCTCCCTGATTTCTCGGAGGAATTCGAGGTTTCTGTTTGGAAATTGGGGCGGCTATCATTGGCGTCCTGACTATTTTGGAGCATTTTTGGGGGATTTGTAGCTGATGATTCTCTAAAGTGAGCCTGGTGTTCGTCAACTTGGCTGGCTCTGCTGTATTTAATccaatttgtttgtttttttttttgtcctggTTGCAGGGGGCATGCGTGCAGAACGTTCTGGATTCGCTCATCCCGGCCCTGCTCAAGGACGAGAACCGCAAGTTCGTCTATGTCGAACAGGTAACCGTTCCATACTTGCATTCATAGTTGTGTTGATTGATTTTTCGAAATGCCTCAGAGGTTGGGTTGTGTCAAGCTTGGTGAGTGAAATTGGGGGATAGGAAGGAAGCAATGCGCATGTACCTGTGACCATACTGCTGTTTATGCCTGCATATTTGGGTTTGGGCTTGTGGAACTATTATAGGACCCTGTTCCTTGCTGCTGATTCAGAGGATTAAAGCTCAATCATCAACTCTGCATCCAAATGATTTGTGTCCTTCTGCAGTAGAGCAATGTGGGATGTCTATGATTGGACGGAGTATTTCTTACTTTTCTTCTGATCAGTGGTTTATGTACGATTGCAGGCATTCTTCCAGAGATGGTGGAGGAACCAGAACGACATGATCAAGGATACCGTGAAGGGTCTCATCAGCTCTGGACGGTTGGAATTGATGTATGCTCCTTCAAGTTCCTAAGCTGTCGCTTTGTAGTTGTTTCTGCTCTGTATTGAATGACATTGCTTCTGCTGTTGAAGCAATGGGGGCATGTGCATGCATGATGAGGCCACTGTGCACTACATCGACATGATCGATCAGACTACGCTCGGGCACAAGTTCGTCAAGGAAGAGTTTGGTCAGATTCCACGGATTGGCTGGCAGATTGATCCATTTGGCCACTCTGCGGTTCAGGCATACCTTCTTGGTGCAGAAGTAGGTCGCTTTAACCATATCCATTTATGTCTTGTCCTTATATCTCACATGACTAATGCTTGCAAAGGTTTGACTAAGTCAAATTTCTAATATAGTGTACTGCTACTTCCTCATACTTCCTATTTGTGGGATAAGATGAACCTAGCACTTGCAAAATAAAGTTTGTATCGTATTATAGTACTTTTGATTCGACAACTGCTTACAAAATCCCTTATAGTACCTAAAAATGGGTATATTCTACCCTTTCTCTTTCCGGACTGGATATTCTATTTTTAGCCTATCTACTTACACACAGTCCCCGACTGAACACAAACGTTATCTCTCCGCCCTTATCTGAATCCATGGGGGGCATTGCAACCTTCTGTGCTTCCCCTTTGACTCGAGAGTTGCAACACACTCGTGCTTTATGACCCACACATCGCTCGGGATGATCTTGCGTATAGCTAACAGCCCTTGTTATGAGCTCGCTTGATCGCCTGCGGCTTGACCCAACCGAGTCATCCGTAGCTTATACCACTATGCCCAGTAGAAAAGTGAGGACTTATTGTCTGCATATAGCCAACACAAGAAATCAAGAGCTGTTGTCTTGTGATTGCCACAGTTCTCAATCATAATGCAATTGACACACTTCTTGACCACAAAACAGAAATACTTAATTAAAGGAACCAAATGTATTAACCGAATTTACAGTTGATCCCTTCGGTGTTTGGTAAACATACTAACTAAATAGGACAGAGATGGCTCAGTAAACATTTTATTATCTGCCAGGTAGGATTTGATGCTTTCTATTTCTTCCGGATTGATTACCAAGATCGTGATACTCGAAAGGGAACAAAAGAACTTGAGGTTGTATGGAGGGGCTCCAAGAGCTTTGGCTCATCAGCTGATGTAAGtagacttttctttttctaaagtgCATGGCACACTCCTGTTTGATGCTCTGTTTATGAATCCTTCCCTAGTGTGTAGGCACTATTCTATTTTGTTTGTAATGTTGAATTGGAGATCTGTATGTTTGTTTCAGATCTTTGCTGGCATCTTTCCCAAAAACTATGAACCACCTCCTGGTGGCTTTTATTTCGAAGTTAATGATGATTCCCCTGTTGTCCAGGTAATTAATCAGATGATGATTCTTTTGTATAAAAGTCACCACATGATGATTCTTCATGGCTTTCCTCTATGCAGGACGATCCCCTTCTCTTTGATTATAATGTTGAAGAACGAGTAAATGATTTTGTTGCTGCAGCTCTAGCACAGGTACATTTGCTTattatgcatttttttttctttttggattTCTTTGTACTCTCTTTGCAGCTATATACACCACAAGGTTCGGTCGATACCACAAACTTCACCTTATTTAGTTTATATTGGCCATCTGATTGTTGTGGTGATAGCCTGATAGGTTTTATGATCTGTGAGAATGCAACTTGAGTGTTTGTTGCACTTAGAAGTTTGACTTATCTGTATTTTGAACTGTTACTtgttatatatatgtaatacaaTATTCGTTCTTAATCTTGTTGCTCTGTTCAGAAATATAGCTTCACACCCTAAGTTgtattgtttctttcttttctgtaGGCAAATATCACGAGGACAAACCATATCATGTTTACAATGGGAACAGACTTCAAGTACCAATATGCAGAGAGTTGGTTCAGAAATATGGACAAACTAATTCACTATGTGAATAAGGTTAAGGATGAACTCATATTACAGaaattgaaaaattattttcttcttattaattCCATTATGAAAGTTCATGCCATTACTCAACACATACCTGGTGTATAGTCATGATGATCTTTTTAGTCATGGTTTATGGTTATGGAATACATTTGAGTTCTTTCATGTTCCCACACTAATTTATCCTGCATAGGTATCATGTGATTCATTTTATTCTTTCATTGTTGATAAGAACATAAATACTTATATGTTCCATGCTTCTCTTTCCCTCTTAATTTCTTATCAATATTGGATTTGGCAAAATACAAAATAGTAGGAAACAGTGAAGTTTTCTACTCTAATTATGGTTGTACTCACCATGCTTGTTCTTTTTGACCATACCTCAGCATGGCCTCATCAATGCTCTTTATTCCACACCTTCCATTTACACTGATGCAAAATATGCTGCAAATGAGCAATGGCCTCTCAAGACCAATGATTTCTTCCCGTATGTTTTTATTATGCATTCATAATTTATAGGATTATCATTACTTTATTCCTTTTGACCATGCATGACCGTATTTTCTCTTCGACCAGATATGCAGATAACCCTAATGCGTATTGGACAGGTTACTTCACAAGTAGACCTGCCTTAAAGCGATATGTCCGCATGATGAGTGGATATTACCTGGTATAGAcatcctttatttttttaactatGTTGTGCTTCTGTAGCCTTCAAATGGCCATCATCAGTTTCTTAATTTACATATGCATTTGATTATTTGATAGAATGCTTTTATTCTTAAAATTCAATTTATTTTCAGGCAGCCCGGCAGCTGGAGTTCTTTAAAGGGAAAAGCAAATCAGGTCCAACAACAGATTATCTAGGTGATGCTCTAGCTCTTGCTCAGCACCATGATGCTGTTACAGGAACAGAGAAGCAACATGTAGCAAATGATTATGCCAAGAGATTGTCAATTGGATATACACAAGTGAGCATCCTAAGAGAATTGTTTGAATTCATGCTTGATGGGTTTTTCATTTTGATTTGGATATAACTTTATTTTGTCGGAATCATTTTACAGGCCCAGGAGCTTGTTTCGACTTCTCTTGCTTGCTTGACTGAGTCGGGCTCAAAATCACGTTGTTCAACCCCAACGACAAAGTTTTCTCAAGTTAGTTTGCAGCTTGTTTTTATCCCCTGTGAGGAGTAGACACTTTCCACTTAGGCATCAATGGAGACAACGCCTTTCCGTTATATTGCTAACCGGAATAAATCTATGTGAAATAAATTTGATCAGTGTTTCTCAAGAAACAGAAACAATAATGGATATGGACCACCTTCTCACTTTCTCGGTTCCTCTGATCTTCTTAGCAATGACTAATATTTACTGTATCTCTGTATCTTCTTTTTCAGTGTCTTCTTCTAAATGTTACTTTTTGCCCTCCTTCCGAGATGGACTTTTCTGAAGGAAAAAGCTTGGTGAGTTTTGTATAAACCCATGCGTTACAACTTTTAAAGTGCAAACTGTGGCCTTTTCAGTTCAACCATGGTATGACAAAAGACAAATTGTATACTATCAACCATtttgttttcaatattttttttgtttcggtTACAGGTTGTTCTTGTGTACAACTCGCTTGGCTGGAAACGAGAAGATGTCCTTCGTGTGCCGGTatgcaatatttttctttactctcttcaaaagaaaatattttgtttttgtgtTTTAGTATGGCAGTAATACTTTGTTACCACAAAGCTGCTTCATCTCACAAATAAATTAAATGTAACAATTAATGGCATAACAGGTTTTCAGTGATTCAATTGTGGTTCATGATTCCGAAGGAAAAGAAATTGAATCACAACTTCTGCCTATAGCTAGTGCCTCACAGAACATACGGGACAAACATGTCAAGGCTTACCTAGGAACTACACCAGGTGCAAAGCCCAAGTTTTGGCTTGCTTTTCCTGTGTCAGTACCGCCTCTTGGTTTTAACACTTATTTTGTCTCGAGCACGAAGAAATCAGGTAACTTCATTTCTTTATCCTTGATATACACTGACTTAAGAAGCACTGCTCAAAATATCTTTCTGAATTTTATATGATCCAGCATCTGTTTCTTCGAAGTCCACTCTATACTCATCTCAAGGAAGTAAAGACAATCTGCAAGTTGGGCAAGGAAACTTGAAACTTCAGTATAATGCGGCTGGAGCATTATCTCTGTACTCCGATAGAAAGACTCTGGTAATGTGCCAAAGTTCAATCTTTATGTTCAGTTGTTCATTATTTCCCTAGCTTCATCTTACAGAAATGGAGTTGCATTATTGTAAGATCACTCATGGTTACAGGCTTATTTTATTACTCATTAGTTGAGACTCGAAAGGTTATTTCCCTAGCAGGACATGTGTGCATGGTGTTGTGTTAGATTATGACTCTTTTGTTGAGTTTCAGTTGTGATCTAGAATCTTGCCTACTAACCTAATTAATAAATTTCAAGATTGAAGCAAATTTCGAGCAGAAATACAAGTATTACATAGGGCAGGATGGAAACGGAAGTGATCCTCAGGTGCACTAAAAATTCTATCTCATCCCGTTTTCCAAAATAGTAGTTTTTGCATATATTGGTGCTAATTTGCTTTTCCTGGACCGTAGGCTTCTGGAGCATACATATTTCGGCCTAACGGCACCGTTCCTATCAAGACGGACGGTCAGGTACGAAGGAGGGATTAAATTTATACTCAAAAGAAGGACGAATTAAATTTGCTCTAGAGCAACATATAGTTGCACAATCCACTGAGTTATTTTCAAGAGAGTTAACATGAGTCTTATCAAATTTATGTAAGGTTCCTCTCACAGTTCTGCGTGGCCCCATACTAGATGAAGTGCACCATCAGATTAATTCATGGATATATCAGGTTATCATATGGGAAATTCTTTTCTTAATTATGATTCATGTATATTTtatcttcttttgtttttcttcttactCCATTCCAAGGATCTTAATGAACTTTTAGCTTACATTCCTTACATAACTGAGATATGTAAGGATAATCCAAATTAGCAATGACATTTACACTCTTACACTACTTTTATCTAATCGAATTATTTTGAGTAATCTGTAGGATTCGCCTATCAGTATATGGCATATTTACTCATATAGATGGCTTCTGGTTATCGTATAAAGCAAGAGATGATCAGTTGTAGAATTTAATTATATTATATAAATTTTGGTCAATCAACTAGTAATTATTCTGTATATTCTTGATACTATTTTTTCAATTCTGAACGCAGATTACAAGAGTTTACAAGGGGAAGGACTATGTGGAAACGGAATTTATAGTGAGTGCTCTGCCACTAGGATATGCCTTGCATTGCTACAGATGTTTGTTTAAACATTGCGTTTTGTTTCATGATTTGATTGGCATAAGATTTTAACATATTCTCAACTGATTGTTCCCATGTGTAGGTTGGGCCTATACCAATAGATGATGGAAATGGAAAAGAAATAGCAACTGAAATTGTCACAAACATGGCGACAAACAAAACATTTTACACTGATTCCAGTGGACGCGATTTCATCAAAAGGGTATGCAGCACTGGCATTTTTTACCTTTTCTTCTCTCCCAGTAAAGCACTTTTGTTGCCCTTCTCATTGACAGATTTCTTCAGAAATAATTGTTCTAGTGATTCCTATGCTACCTTAGAACGTGAAAGGGATAAGATTAGCAGTTGGCACAATGGAtaactaaaaaagaaaatacatgGCAGAATGTTTTAAGATTATCTCAAGCTTTATATTTATACACGAGgtaccatttttattttattttattttattttgcagATAAGAGATTATCGATCAGAGTGGAAGATTGAAGTGCACCAGCCCATTGCTGGGAACTATTATCCTGTGAGCTTCTGTTTGCTCTCTATATTTTTTGATGAAGTTTACTAACATTAGTAAATGGCATCTTTTTATCTGAGCAACAGTAGTCAAGAGTGGCATCTTCCACTCACTTGATTCAGTTTTGAATTGATTATTCTCTGTGTCTTTTCCTAGAGGATTGTATTAGTTATTTTGGTCTTTACACCAACATTTATTGATTTTTACTAAAAGATGATAACATAGACATTTGTAAAAAGATTGGTGATTCTGTACATCTTTTCAGGTTAATCTTGGCATTTATGTGGAAGATGGCAGCAAAGAGTTGTCTGTACTGGTAGACAGGTCAGTTGGAGGTTCAAGTATAAAAGATGGACAAATAGAGCTAATGCTACACAGGTACATCCTCAAGCAGCATAATTGTAATAATAATTTGTTGCTTCTTTCATGCTTTAGTACTTCCTTTGTGATGACCTCTGTACTCCCTGTATAGGAGGCTACTCCATGATGATGGGCGAGGCGTCGCAGAGGCGTTAAATGAAACTGTCTGTGTTGATAAACAATGTGAAGGATTAATTGTAAGTATTGGAGTTAATTACTTGTCTATTGGGCCAACCCTAGAGGGTAGCTATATAGTAGTCATACATGGGCcttattgggccataatacacacatacatactccaacactcccccgcAGTCTGAACTACCGACGCAGCGGAGTTGTAGACTGGACATGAAAAGAAGaaggacacacacacacgagCCCCCCCACAGACGCAACTAGCCATaggtgatgttgaggctggagcGAAACTCAGTGAAGGCGGGGGACGGgaggcccttggtgaagatgtcggcaAACTGAGAGGTAGTCGGGACGTGGAGGACCCGAACATCACCGAGGGCAACCCGATCCCGGACGAAGTGAAGGTCGATCTCCACATGTTTGGTCCGCTGGTGTTGAACAGGGTTGGTGGAGAGGTACACCGCACTGacgttgtcgcagtagacaagAGTGCTCCGGGAGAGAGGAGTATGGAGCTCGGCAAGGAGCTGCCGAAGCCACGATGCCTCTGCCACGCCGTTAGCGACAGCGCGGTACTCCGCCTCGGCACTGGAGCGGGAGACCACCGGCTGACGCTTGGACGACCAGGACACCAGGTTGCCGCCCAGAAAGACGGCGTAGCTGGAGGTAGAGCGCCGAGTGTCCGGACACCCGGCCCAGTCAGCGTCGGTGTAGACAACAAGCTCAGTGGAGGGAGACCTGTGAAGTAGGAGGCCGTAGTCCACAGTGCCCCGGAGGTACCGGAGTAGGCGCTTGAGAGCAGTGAGATGGGGCTCCCTGGGATCATGCATGTGGAGGCAAATCTGCTGAACTGCATAAGTGATATCCGGTCTGGTGAAGGTGAGGTACTGAAGAGCCCCAGCCAGACTCCGGTACGCAGTAGCATCTGTCACCGGAGTGCCGTCGGCCTCTGACAACTTGGCCTGAGTGtcaactggagtggagcagggcTTGCAGTCAGTCATCCCAGCTCGCTCCAGGATATCAAGAGTATACTGCCGCTGGTGAAGAAAGAGGCCGGCCTGACGAGGCTCAACGGTGACTCCGAGAAAGTGATGGAGCACACCCAGATCCTTCATAGCGAACTCCTGCTGAAGTGAAGTGATGATCCGCCGTAGGAGGGATGGACTCGAGGCAGTGaggacaatgtcatcaacatagagtAGCAGATAAGCAGTCTCAGCACCATGATGATAGATAAACAGAGAAGTATCAGACTTGGCCTCCACAAAACCCAGCGTCAGTAGGTAGGCAGCAAACCGCGAATACCAAGCTCGAGGGGCCTGCTTGAGGCCATAGAGGGACTTGTTGAGCCGGCAGACCATATCAGGCCGAGAAGAATCAACAAAACCCGCTGGCTGGCTGCAGTAAACTGTCTCAGTCAGAGTACCGTGCAGGAAGGCGTTCTTGACGTCAAGCTGATGCACGGGCCAGGAGCGAGAGAGAGCCAGTGAGAGAACAGTCCGGACGGTAGCTGGCTTGACCACCGGACTGAacgtctcgtcgtagtcgacaCCAGGGCGCTGAGTGAAACCCCGGAGAACCCAGCGGGCCTTGTACCGATCGAGGGTACCATCAGCCCGCCGCTTGTGTGTCCAGATCCACTTGCCGGTGACGACGTTGGAGCCAGGCGGACGGGGCACCAGATCCCAAGTCTGGTTGGCGAGGAGCGCCGCGTACTCCTCTTCCATTGCGCGGCGCCAGTGAGGGTCCGACAGGGCGCCGCGGACAGAGGAGGGTACAGGAGAGACCAGCGACTCGCCGGGCATCGCTGTAAGAGcccggggctgcagggtaccagcCGCATGTCGCGTCACCATAGGGTGAACATGACGCGGGTGCCGGTGTAGGAGAGGCGGATGGTACACCGACGGCGCGACACGGGCAgtcggggccggcggaggtggtggtgtaGGCGTCGCCGGTGGAAAAGAATCCACAGGCGGTGACCGAGGTGGCGACGGCGGTGACGGGGCCGGCTCCAGGTGTAGTggagccggccgcgcccggcgctgGTAGACGCGCACAGGCTGCGCGAACCGGGCAGCAGGAGCTGAGGGCGGTGCCTCCGGCCCCGCGCAGGGCGAAGGGGTAGGGGCAGCACCAGAGTCTGGCGCCGTCAGACCCTCGCTGGGCGCAGGGTCAGGGGCACCGGTGGACGTCGAGCCTGGGGCAGCACCGGTGGGCGTCGAGCCCGGTGAAAACCACGATGGAGCAGTACCTGCAGGACACAACGTCAGCGGTGGCTGGTCCACCGGGTCAGTGGGAAACAGGGAGGACAGATCAGGGTCGGAGGTGGAAGGGggtggggaggtggt
This genomic window from Setaria viridis chromosome 8, Setaria_viridis_v4.0, whole genome shotgun sequence contains:
- the LOC117833051 gene encoding probable alpha-mannosidase At5g13980: MGPVRLALLLAAAVALAAVGEAVYIPYNTSAGVVAGKLNVHVVPHTHDDVGWLKTVDQYYVGSNNSIQGACVQNVLDSLIPALLKDENRKFVYVEQAFFQRWWRNQNDMIKDTVKGLISSGRLELINGGMCMHDEATVHYIDMIDQTTLGHKFVKEEFGQIPRIGWQIDPFGHSAVQAYLLGAEVGFDAFYFFRIDYQDRDTRKGTKELEVVWRGSKSFGSSADIFAGIFPKNYEPPPGGFYFEVNDDSPVVQDDPLLFDYNVEERVNDFVAAALAQANITRTNHIMFTMGTDFKYQYAESWFRNMDKLIHYVNKHGLINALYSTPSIYTDAKYAANEQWPLKTNDFFPYADNPNAYWTGYFTSRPALKRYVRMMSGYYLAARQLEFFKGKSKSGPTTDYLGDALALAQHHDAVTGTEKQHVANDYAKRLSIGYTQAQELVSTSLACLTESGSKSRCSTPTTKFSQCLLLNVTFCPPSEMDFSEGKSLVVLVYNSLGWKREDVLRVPVFSDSIVVHDSEGKEIESQLLPIASASQNIRDKHVKAYLGTTPGAKPKFWLAFPVSVPPLGFNTYFVSSTKKSASVSSKSTLYSSQGSKDNLQVGQGNLKLQYNAAGALSLYSDRKTLIEANFEQKYKYYIGQDGNGSDPQASGAYIFRPNGTVPIKTDGQVPLTVLRGPILDEVHHQINSWIYQITRVYKGKDYVETEFIVGPIPIDDGNGKEIATEIVTNMATNKTFYTDSSGRDFIKRIRDYRSEWKIEVHQPIAGNYYPVNLGIYVEDGSKELSVLVDRSVGGSSIKDGQIELMLHRRLLHDDGRGVAEALNETVCVDKQCEGLIIEGKYYLKIDPQGEGARWRRTFGQEIYSPLLLAFSEQDGGNWANSHVPKFSAMDPTYSLPDNVALLTLQELEDGTVLLRFAHLYEAGEHKDLSALASVDLKRVFPDKKIGKIIETSLSANQERAAMEKKRLKWKVQGPPADKVVRGGPVDPSKLVVELGPMEIRTFIVSFDRSISGKQLL